One Frankia alni ACN14a DNA window includes the following coding sequences:
- the hypE gene encoding hydrogenase expression/formation protein HypE, translating to MGHGGGGAMSAELVEHLFLPAFRSPADATGPADATGPAGATGPAGATGLAGATGLAGATGLAGATELADAAVVTLGGARVAFTTDSFVVRPLFFPGGSIGDLAVNGTVNDLAMVGATPCYLSTAFILEEGIELAELARVADALGAAARAAGVRLVTGDTKVVDAGHGDGVYINTTGLGLVPDGVDIRPGRARPGDVVLVSGEIGAHGVAVLSCREGLEFATLVRSDTAPLGGLVAAMLATGVDIHTLRDPTRGGLAATLNEIARGARVGIAVTERDVPVAASVADACSVLGLDPFAIANEGKLVAVVPAADADRVLEVMRAHPHGRDAAAIGTVTEDDAPMVVARTGLGGSRVIDLPTGSELPRIC from the coding sequence ATGGGGCACGGCGGCGGCGGTGCGATGTCCGCCGAGCTCGTCGAGCACCTGTTCCTGCCGGCCTTCCGGAGCCCGGCCGACGCCACCGGGCCGGCCGACGCCACCGGGCCGGCCGGCGCCACCGGGCCGGCCGGCGCCACCGGGCTGGCCGGCGCCACCGGGCTGGCCGGCGCCACCGGGCTGGCCGGCGCCACCGAGCTGGCCGACGCCGCGGTCGTCACGCTCGGCGGCGCGCGGGTGGCCTTCACCACCGACTCCTTCGTCGTCCGCCCGCTGTTCTTCCCCGGCGGCTCCATCGGCGATCTCGCCGTCAACGGCACCGTGAACGATCTGGCCATGGTGGGCGCGACCCCGTGCTACCTGTCGACCGCCTTCATCCTGGAGGAGGGCATCGAGCTGGCCGAACTCGCCAGGGTCGCCGACGCCCTGGGCGCGGCGGCCAGGGCGGCCGGGGTCCGGCTGGTCACCGGGGACACGAAGGTCGTCGACGCCGGCCACGGTGACGGGGTCTACATCAACACGACCGGCCTCGGACTGGTGCCCGACGGCGTCGACATCAGACCGGGACGGGCTCGCCCGGGGGACGTCGTCCTCGTCAGCGGCGAGATCGGGGCGCACGGGGTCGCCGTCCTGAGCTGCCGCGAGGGGCTGGAGTTCGCCACGCTGGTCCGCAGCGACACCGCGCCGCTGGGCGGCCTCGTCGCCGCCATGCTCGCCACCGGCGTCGACATCCACACGCTGCGCGACCCCACCCGCGGCGGCCTGGCGGCGACCCTCAACGAGATCGCTCGCGGCGCCCGGGTGGGCATCGCCGTCACCGAACGGGACGTCCCGGTGGCGGCGTCGGTCGCGGATGCCTGCAGCGTCCTCGGCCTGGACCCGTTCGCCATCGCCAACGAGGGGAAGCTCGTGGCCGTCGTCCCGGCGGCGGACGCTGATCGGGTACTGGAGGTGATGCGGGCGCATCCGCACGGCCGGGACGCCGCCGCGATCGGCACCGTCACCGAGGACGACGCACCGATGGTGGTCGCCAGGACCGGGCTCGGCGGAAGCCGCGTGATTGATCTGCCGACGGGCTCGGAGCTTCCGCGAATCTGCTGA
- a CDS encoding DUF1707 SHOCT-like domain-containing protein: MTAEIPDPPPAPDLRVSDAEREEVAQLLRQALAEGRLTFTEYDERVGAAYAARARADFAPLTIDLPNQPNLFAAVAQPAQPSAPSTVGDGATRPGGAGRTPDPARREPGGVDWTVAVMSGNERAGRWRPSRHTRAVAVMGGCELDLREIAFPTDTLLITAVAVMGGIEIIVPEGVEVEVTGVSVMGGRSVKVADAPRRPGTPVVRVRAIAVMGGVEVRSKPPRRTKATGHTGTAHKSLDGGRDAGHPDRDPDRDRPEDRG, translated from the coding sequence ATGACCGCCGAGATCCCCGATCCCCCGCCGGCGCCGGACCTCCGCGTCTCCGACGCGGAGCGGGAGGAGGTCGCGCAGCTCCTGCGCCAGGCGCTCGCCGAGGGCCGCCTGACCTTCACGGAATACGACGAGCGGGTCGGAGCCGCCTACGCCGCCCGGGCCCGCGCGGACTTTGCCCCTCTGACGATCGACCTGCCGAACCAGCCGAACCTGTTCGCCGCGGTGGCCCAGCCCGCGCAGCCGTCCGCGCCGAGCACGGTCGGCGACGGTGCGACCAGGCCGGGCGGGGCCGGCCGAACGCCCGATCCGGCCCGGCGCGAGCCGGGCGGGGTGGACTGGACGGTCGCCGTGATGAGCGGCAACGAGCGCGCCGGCCGGTGGCGTCCCAGCCGCCACACCCGCGCCGTCGCCGTGATGGGCGGATGCGAGCTGGACCTGCGGGAGATTGCCTTCCCCACCGACACGCTGCTGATCACGGCGGTCGCCGTCATGGGCGGCATCGAGATCATCGTTCCCGAGGGCGTGGAGGTCGAGGTGACCGGCGTGTCGGTCATGGGCGGCCGCTCCGTCAAGGTCGCCGACGCGCCGCGGCGGCCGGGAACGCCCGTCGTGCGCGTCCGGGCGATCGCGGTGATGGGAGGTGTCGAGGTGCGCAGCAAACCGCCGCGGCGGACGAAGGCCACCGGGCACACGGGAACCGCGCACAAGAGTCTCGATGGGGGCCGCGACGCCGGGCACCCCGACCGGGATCCCGATCGGGACCGACCGGAGGATCGCGGATGA
- a CDS encoding TNT domain-containing protein encodes MRRFLSSIAAAVILLVGGASAASAASAGPATAAVRASVGAERASTGAPGASTGAVGASTGAVAAPKKVVGPAPRGPLDTCSAEPFRGDPRLGPADLPLLGEVGRQLRPWWRTGPYQPAQFLDLFWDPASRSWRYPPQDGFVLRTDATPQKAPTDLRPGQEIDRYGAEGGRFLAPDDTPYARRAIPPSNLVGVPAAACDYHEYRVLRPFTVWGGPIAPWFGQPGGGVQYQLDGSLIPGAPARVDVTWLLAHGYLARVR; translated from the coding sequence ATGAGACGGTTCCTGAGCTCGATCGCCGCTGCGGTGATCCTGCTGGTCGGTGGGGCGTCGGCGGCGTCCGCGGCGTCCGCGGGGCCCGCGACCGCGGCGGTGCGGGCGTCGGTCGGGGCGGAGCGGGCGTCGACCGGGGCGCCGGGGGCGTCGACCGGGGCGGTGGGGGCGTCGACCGGGGCGGTGGCGGCTCCGAAGAAGGTCGTGGGGCCGGCGCCGCGCGGCCCGCTGGACACCTGCTCGGCGGAGCCGTTTCGCGGCGATCCCCGACTGGGACCGGCGGACCTGCCCCTGCTCGGTGAGGTCGGCCGCCAGCTACGGCCGTGGTGGCGCACCGGTCCCTACCAGCCCGCGCAGTTCCTCGACCTCTTCTGGGACCCGGCGAGCCGCAGCTGGCGCTACCCCCCGCAGGACGGGTTCGTGCTGCGGACGGACGCGACGCCGCAGAAGGCACCCACGGATCTACGGCCCGGGCAGGAGATAGACCGTTACGGCGCCGAGGGCGGCCGCTTCCTCGCCCCGGACGACACGCCCTACGCCCGTCGGGCGATCCCGCCGTCGAACCTGGTCGGCGTGCCCGCCGCCGCGTGCGATTACCACGAGTACCGGGTGCTGCGCCCGTTCACCGTCTGGGGCGGACCCATCGCGCCCTGGTTCGGCCAGCCAGGCGGAGGGGTCCAGTACCAGCTCGACGGGTCGCTCATCCCCGGCGCGCCCGCCCGGGTGGACGTCACCTGGCTGCTCGCCCACGGCTACCTCGCCCGCGTCCGCTGA
- a CDS encoding amino acid kinase family protein has product MGPADVPVAGDVVVLKFGGAAFAAPGAHQGIARHVADRLRAGGSSASPGGARAIVVVSAVAGETDRLGTALRAVSPAPDRDLLAAALMTGETVNVALMTAALRDAGLAAVALTAADTGFVGAGEPHCADLRRIDGSVLASLVEPAGTVLVVPGGQAVDGDGRPIMLGRNSSDLSAIAAAIAVGARACEIFSDSPGICTADPRLVPDARTLAAVDYDTMITMSRHGAKVLHHSAVAWAQRHGVEIRCRSLLPDGAVYSVVRAGRTSAAAVLVHGTGTVWAGDPDLVRATLAELGSDAVAIPEAAAVPEVAVTEVAAVPEVAAVPDVAVTDVAVTEVAVTEVAAAAATAGIAGTAAVGEPVGGTVAHLVLADAARDLRPRGLRHRADLRLVTTLFPDGRLQHRLVPAAEAPTVARAQHDVVVA; this is encoded by the coding sequence ATGGGGCCAGCAGATGTGCCGGTGGCCGGGGACGTCGTCGTTCTGAAGTTCGGCGGGGCGGCCTTCGCGGCGCCCGGCGCCCACCAGGGCATCGCCCGCCACGTCGCCGACCGGCTGCGCGCCGGCGGGTCGTCCGCCTCGCCCGGCGGCGCGCGGGCCATCGTCGTCGTCAGCGCGGTGGCCGGCGAGACCGACCGGCTCGGGACGGCCCTGCGGGCGGTCAGCCCCGCTCCCGACCGCGATCTGCTCGCCGCGGCACTCATGACCGGCGAGACCGTCAACGTCGCCCTCATGACGGCGGCGCTGCGCGACGCCGGGCTCGCGGCGGTGGCGCTGACCGCGGCCGACACCGGCTTCGTCGGCGCCGGCGAACCGCACTGCGCCGACCTTCGCCGCATCGACGGCAGCGTGCTGGCGAGCCTCGTCGAGCCCGCCGGCACGGTGCTCGTCGTCCCCGGCGGGCAGGCCGTGGACGGCGACGGCCGGCCGATCATGCTGGGCCGCAACAGCTCGGACCTCTCGGCGATCGCCGCCGCGATCGCCGTCGGGGCGCGGGCCTGCGAGATCTTCTCCGACTCGCCGGGGATCTGCACCGCCGACCCGCGGCTCGTGCCGGACGCGCGCACCCTGGCCGCGGTCGACTACGACACGATGATCACGATGTCGCGGCACGGCGCGAAGGTGCTGCACCACTCGGCGGTCGCCTGGGCCCAGCGACACGGCGTGGAGATCCGCTGCCGGTCCCTGCTCCCGGACGGTGCGGTGTACTCGGTCGTCCGAGCCGGTCGGACGAGCGCCGCCGCGGTCCTGGTGCACGGCACGGGCACGGTCTGGGCCGGCGATCCGGACCTGGTGCGGGCGACGCTGGCCGAGCTCGGCTCGGACGCCGTCGCCATCCCGGAAGCCGCCGCCGTCCCCGAAGTCGCGGTCACCGAAGTCGCCGCCGTCCCCGAAGTCGCCGCCGTCCCCGACGTCGCGGTCACCGACGTCGCGGTCACCGAAGTCGCGGTCACCGAAGTCGCCGCCGCCGCGGCGACCGCCGGCATCGCGGGGACCGCGGCCGTCGGCGAACCGGTCGGCGGCACCGTCGCCCATCTCGTGCTGGCCGACGCGGCGCGTGATCTGCGTCCCCGGGGCCTGCGCCACCGGGCGGACCTCCGCCTGGTCACGACGCTGTTCCCGGACGGACGGCTCCAACACCGACTCGTTCCCGCCGCCGAGGCGCCCACCGTGGCCCGCGCCCAGCACGACGTGGTCGTGGCGTAG
- a CDS encoding aspartate-semialdehyde dehydrogenase, which produces MDIAVIGATGVVGRECLALLDGGILPDVGRVVPVASAASAGRDLGAEQGLDLKIEPVVALEDVDPAGVDVAIFSAGAPISTRLAPVFAAAGALVVDNSSAFRMDDDVPLVVPQVNPQMLEARPARGIVANPNCSTIQLVRALHPLRAIGEIDRVIVSSYQSASGGGLRGLEELADTTRALLDGADPAAARPGKFGQPLAFNLIPEIGLRDADGHSHEERKLRREPRKILGMPGLRVAATAVRVAVVNGHSEAVHVSFTAPVSPDDALAALRDTPGLRVYGNDPADGYPMPQPVCASPTERRLVHVGRVRADEDDPCALWLWVVADNLTVGAALNALEIVSLAAGKSWL; this is translated from the coding sequence GTGGACATCGCCGTCATCGGCGCGACCGGTGTCGTCGGCCGGGAGTGCCTGGCCCTGCTCGACGGGGGGATCCTGCCCGACGTGGGCCGGGTCGTCCCCGTCGCGTCCGCGGCCTCGGCGGGCCGCGATCTCGGCGCCGAGCAGGGGCTGGACCTGAAGATCGAGCCGGTCGTCGCGCTGGAGGACGTCGATCCGGCGGGCGTCGACGTCGCGATCTTCAGCGCCGGCGCGCCGATCAGCACCCGGCTGGCGCCGGTCTTCGCCGCGGCGGGCGCGCTCGTCGTGGACAACAGCTCCGCCTTCCGGATGGACGACGACGTCCCGCTCGTCGTCCCCCAGGTCAACCCGCAGATGCTGGAGGCGCGTCCGGCCCGGGGCATCGTGGCCAACCCGAACTGCTCCACGATCCAGCTCGTCCGGGCGCTGCACCCCCTGCGCGCGATCGGCGAGATCGACCGGGTGATCGTGTCGAGCTACCAGTCCGCCTCCGGCGGCGGCCTGCGGGGACTCGAGGAGCTCGCCGACACCACCCGGGCGCTGCTCGACGGCGCCGACCCCGCGGCCGCCCGGCCCGGGAAGTTCGGCCAGCCGCTGGCGTTCAACCTGATCCCCGAGATCGGCCTGCGCGACGCCGACGGGCACTCCCACGAGGAGCGCAAGCTGCGCCGGGAACCCCGCAAGATCCTGGGCATGCCGGGGCTGCGGGTCGCGGCCACCGCCGTTCGGGTCGCCGTCGTCAACGGCCACTCGGAGGCGGTGCACGTCAGCTTCACCGCCCCCGTCAGCCCCGACGACGCCCTCGCCGCGCTGCGGGACACCCCGGGCCTGCGGGTCTACGGCAACGACCCCGCGGACGGCTACCCGATGCCGCAACCGGTCTGCGCGTCACCCACCGAACGCCGGCTGGTGCACGTCGGACGGGTACGGGCCGACGAGGACGACCCCTGCGCCCTGTGGCTGTGGGTCGTCGCCGACAACCTCACCGTCGGTGCGGCGCTCAACGCGCTGGAGATCGTGAGCCTGGCCGCCGGGAAGTCCTGGCTCTGA
- a CDS encoding MFS transporter, giving the protein MRPEGGRVIERGLGDGVANAGGSPRRRSVHGERAVLVLLVTVVLLASSAYGVLLLLGPFVKTVGGSEATYGALTAAAAVPTAVALALLLRFPRTVPPNLLLAGSCLVYAGAALLMTGVHSRNAVLVVAAIVLGTAWAVTYTAAPMIASDLATDRNRATLIGYATGTIQAGFGIGPVLGNALRDAGLSYQQVFAVGAALAAAAAVLVIPLTVELRRLPGGGSPGPQRDPADAEPLLASEPGSPGNPLGSPGSLDNPGGPVRVAETGWRGALRSPSVVPLAMVLLSACVFTTMNSFQTTFADSRHLDFDVFYVTYTVAVIAVRLGLARILPDSASDRVVAVTTVGMTAAAVAFVFVGSSAVLYCLASLLLGCTYGLGLPAFQARAVNLAGPAERVRMLPMAGLLFEVAICVFPLVAGAVVHTSGYRGLFVLLIVITSVVMALGQVRGRPRPAFRPAGGDAPGVGVRGDGAEAAAVPATSPSEH; this is encoded by the coding sequence GTGCGGCCGGAGGGTGGGCGGGTCATCGAACGCGGACTGGGCGACGGCGTCGCGAATGCCGGCGGGTCGCCGCGCCGGCGATCCGTCCACGGTGAGCGGGCCGTGCTCGTCCTGCTGGTGACCGTCGTGCTGCTGGCGTCCTCGGCCTACGGGGTGTTGCTGCTGCTCGGACCGTTCGTGAAGACGGTCGGCGGCAGCGAGGCGACCTACGGCGCGTTGACCGCCGCCGCGGCGGTGCCGACCGCGGTCGCGCTCGCCCTGCTGCTGCGATTCCCGCGCACCGTGCCGCCGAACCTGCTGCTGGCCGGCTCCTGCCTGGTGTACGCGGGCGCCGCGCTCCTGATGACCGGGGTGCATTCCCGCAACGCCGTGCTCGTGGTCGCGGCGATCGTGCTGGGCACGGCCTGGGCGGTCACCTACACGGCGGCGCCGATGATCGCCTCCGATCTTGCCACCGACCGCAACCGGGCCACGCTCATCGGCTACGCGACCGGGACCATCCAGGCCGGGTTCGGCATCGGCCCGGTCCTCGGCAATGCCCTGCGGGACGCGGGGCTGAGCTACCAACAGGTGTTCGCCGTCGGGGCCGCGCTCGCGGCCGCCGCCGCCGTGCTGGTCATCCCGCTCACCGTCGAGCTGCGGCGCCTGCCCGGCGGCGGCTCGCCCGGCCCGCAGCGGGATCCGGCCGACGCGGAGCCTCTGCTGGCATCCGAGCCGGGCAGCCCAGGTAACCCCCTGGGTAGCCCGGGCAGTCTGGACAACCCGGGTGGGCCTGTGCGCGTGGCGGAGACCGGCTGGCGGGGCGCGCTGCGATCGCCCAGCGTGGTGCCGCTCGCGATGGTGCTGCTGAGCGCGTGCGTGTTCACCACCATGAACAGCTTCCAGACCACCTTCGCGGACAGCCGGCATCTTGACTTCGACGTCTTCTACGTGACCTACACGGTGGCGGTCATCGCGGTGCGCCTGGGGCTCGCCCGCATCCTGCCCGACAGCGCCTCCGACCGGGTGGTCGCCGTGACGACGGTGGGGATGACCGCGGCGGCGGTGGCGTTCGTCTTCGTCGGGTCGAGTGCGGTGCTGTACTGCCTGGCGTCGCTGCTGCTCGGGTGCACCTACGGCCTGGGCCTGCCGGCCTTCCAGGCCCGTGCGGTCAACCTCGCCGGGCCCGCGGAACGCGTCCGGATGCTGCCGATGGCGGGCCTGCTGTTCGAGGTCGCGATCTGCGTCTTTCCGCTCGTCGCCGGCGCGGTCGTCCACACCTCCGGTTACCGGGGGCTGTTCGTGCTGCTCATCGTGATCACGAGCGTGGTGATGGCGCTCGGCCAGGTTCGCGGCCGGCCCCGGCCCGCATTCCGGCCGGCAGGCGGCGACGCACCCGGGGTCGGCGTACGCGGCGACGGCGCCGAGGCGGCCGCGGTGCCGGCCACGAGTCCGTCGGAACACTGA
- the hypD gene encoding hydrogenase formation protein HypD: protein MKYLEEFSDPALAGRLLDQIHAVTTRPWAIMEVCGGQTHSLIRHGIDQLLPAGVEMIHGPGCPVCVTPLEIIDRALEIASRPGVIFCSFGDMLRVPGSGRDLFRVKSTGADVRVVYSPLDALTIARRNPDRQVVFFGIGFETTAPANAMTVYQAKRCGVRNFSLLVSHVLVPPAMAAIMESPSCRVQGFLAAGHVCSVMGTGQYPELARRYQVPIVVTGFEPLDLLEGIRRTVTQLEEGRHELDNAYPRAVPAAGNPAAIAMLRDVFTVTDRAWRGIGVIPDSGWRLSAAYAQFDAETRFAVRDIHTEESSVCRSGEVLQGLIKPHECAAFGHRCTPRTPLGATMVSAEGACAAYYLYRRLGQSTTTAPAAAPTAATAAPAATAAPAATSASAAPADVRPAREVACA from the coding sequence GTGAAATACCTCGAGGAGTTCAGCGACCCCGCCCTGGCCGGTCGACTGCTGGACCAGATCCATGCGGTGACGACCAGGCCGTGGGCGATCATGGAGGTCTGCGGCGGGCAGACCCATTCGCTCATCCGGCACGGGATCGACCAGTTGCTGCCCGCGGGCGTCGAGATGATCCACGGCCCCGGCTGCCCCGTCTGCGTCACCCCGCTGGAGATCATCGACCGGGCGCTCGAGATCGCCTCCCGGCCGGGGGTCATCTTCTGCTCGTTCGGTGACATGCTGCGGGTTCCCGGTAGCGGCCGGGACCTGTTCCGGGTCAAGAGCACCGGCGCCGACGTGCGGGTGGTGTACTCGCCGCTGGACGCGTTGACGATCGCCCGGCGCAACCCCGACCGGCAGGTGGTGTTCTTCGGGATCGGCTTCGAGACGACGGCACCGGCCAACGCGATGACCGTCTACCAGGCGAAGCGGTGCGGGGTGCGCAACTTCTCGCTGCTCGTCTCACACGTCCTGGTCCCGCCGGCGATGGCCGCGATCATGGAATCGCCGAGCTGCCGGGTCCAGGGGTTCCTCGCCGCCGGCCACGTGTGCAGCGTGATGGGCACCGGGCAGTACCCGGAGCTCGCCCGCCGGTACCAGGTGCCGATCGTGGTCACCGGCTTCGAGCCCCTCGACCTGCTCGAGGGCATCCGCCGGACCGTGACGCAACTGGAGGAAGGCCGCCACGAGCTGGACAACGCCTACCCGCGGGCCGTGCCGGCGGCGGGCAACCCGGCCGCCATCGCGATGCTGCGGGACGTCTTCACGGTGACCGACCGGGCCTGGCGCGGCATCGGGGTGATCCCGGACAGCGGCTGGCGGCTGTCGGCGGCCTACGCGCAGTTCGACGCGGAGACCCGCTTCGCCGTCCGCGACATCCACACCGAGGAGTCCTCGGTGTGCCGCTCCGGCGAGGTGCTGCAGGGCCTGATCAAGCCGCACGAGTGCGCCGCCTTCGGACACCGGTGCACGCCGCGGACGCCGCTCGGCGCGACGATGGTGTCCGCCGAGGGTGCCTGCGCGGCCTACTACCTCTACCGGCGGCTCGGCCAGTCGACCACGACGGCCCCGGCGGCTGCTCCGACGGCTGCGACGGCGGCCCCGGCGGCCACGGCGGCCCCGGCGGCCACGTCGGCCTCGGCGGCCCCGGCGGACGTCCGGCCCGCGCGGGAGGTGGCCTGTGCCTGA
- a CDS encoding PhzF family phenazine biosynthesis protein, translated as MSRPFRQVDVFTTTPYQGNPVAVVLDGTGLDDDAMRRFARWTNLSETTFVLPPTSPAADYRVRIFTPAFELPFAGHPTLGTCHAWLAEQPASARPAEIVQECGVGLVHLRQTPDGLAFAAPPLRRSGPVEAPLVARISTMLGIGPADVVAAEWVDNGPGWVAVLLADADAVLALRPRGVDLPVGVVGPWPPGSAAAFEVRAFVPMGDVTIEDPVTGSLNASLAQWLLGSGRASAPYTASQGSALHRTGRIHLSTDADGTIWVAGATVTCLSGTAEL; from the coding sequence ATGAGCCGCCCGTTCCGTCAGGTGGACGTGTTCACGACCACCCCGTACCAGGGCAACCCGGTTGCGGTGGTGCTGGACGGGACGGGGCTCGACGACGACGCCATGCGCCGGTTCGCCCGCTGGACGAACCTGTCGGAGACCACCTTCGTCCTGCCGCCGACCTCACCGGCGGCCGACTACCGGGTCCGCATCTTCACCCCGGCGTTCGAGCTGCCGTTCGCCGGGCATCCCACGCTCGGCACCTGCCACGCCTGGCTCGCCGAGCAGCCGGCGTCGGCTCGACCGGCGGAGATCGTCCAGGAGTGCGGGGTGGGCCTCGTGCACCTGCGGCAGACGCCGGACGGGCTCGCCTTCGCGGCGCCGCCGCTGCGCCGCTCCGGGCCGGTCGAGGCCCCGCTCGTCGCGCGGATCAGCACGATGCTCGGCATCGGCCCCGCCGACGTCGTCGCGGCCGAGTGGGTGGACAACGGTCCGGGCTGGGTCGCGGTCCTGCTCGCCGACGCCGACGCGGTCCTGGCCCTGCGACCGCGCGGCGTCGACCTGCCCGTCGGGGTGGTCGGGCCGTGGCCGCCCGGCTCGGCGGCGGCGTTCGAGGTGCGGGCGTTCGTGCCGATGGGCGACGTGACGATCGAGGATCCGGTGACCGGCAGCCTGAACGCCTCGCTCGCGCAGTGGCTGCTGGGCTCCGGGCGGGCGAGCGCGCCCTACACGGCCAGCCAGGGCTCCGCGCTGCACCGGACCGGCCGGATCCACCTCTCGACGGACGCCGACGGCACGATCTGGGTGGCCGGTGCGACGGTCACCTGCCTGTCCGGCACCGCCGAGCTGTGA
- a CDS encoding M14 family metallopeptidase: MYFSANYEQARQRFLAAARDRGAHLESFPLGELRGARGESLSTDVARIGASRGRSVLVLVSGTHGAEGFAGSACQLRALHEAAWTGLPVVLVHALNPFGFSHRRRVNEDNIDVNRNFVDHASLPPERGYGELHPTLLPADWEGPAHAEADAALLAHAGRLGVREVQQIVTSGQYTHPDGLFYGGSAPCWSHRTWHTIINEYLTGYERVAYIDLHTGLGERGAAEPIFRGGVDPGAPRRARAWYGDALTNSDEGTSSSTPIGGNSARALLQDLVDAEITAITCEFGTQDGLTVLRALQADNWLWQQRGPLWQGGPEQQDDPEQSGPVDPEQVARIGLLMREAFDPPDEQWRTEVLDRGTAVIGQAAAGVLAESIGS; this comes from the coding sequence ATGTACTTCTCCGCGAACTACGAACAGGCGCGGCAGCGCTTTCTCGCGGCCGCCCGTGATCGTGGCGCGCACCTCGAGTCGTTCCCGCTCGGGGAGCTGCGGGGCGCCCGGGGCGAGTCCCTGAGCACGGACGTGGCGCGCATCGGCGCCAGCCGCGGGCGGTCCGTGCTTGTCTTGGTCAGCGGCACCCACGGCGCGGAGGGATTCGCCGGGTCGGCCTGCCAGCTTCGGGCCCTGCACGAGGCCGCCTGGACAGGGTTGCCGGTCGTCCTGGTGCACGCGCTCAACCCCTTCGGCTTCTCCCACCGCCGCCGGGTGAACGAGGACAACATCGACGTCAACCGCAACTTCGTCGACCACGCCTCGCTGCCGCCGGAGCGCGGCTACGGCGAGCTGCACCCCACGCTGCTGCCCGCCGACTGGGAGGGGCCCGCGCACGCCGAGGCCGATGCCGCCCTGCTGGCGCACGCCGGCCGGCTGGGGGTGCGAGAGGTGCAGCAGATCGTCACGTCCGGTCAGTACACCCACCCGGACGGCCTGTTCTATGGCGGTTCGGCGCCCTGCTGGTCCCACCGGACCTGGCACACGATCATCAACGAGTACCTGACCGGCTACGAGCGGGTCGCCTACATCGACCTGCACACCGGACTCGGCGAGCGCGGCGCCGCCGAGCCCATCTTCCGCGGAGGGGTGGACCCGGGCGCCCCGCGGCGGGCCCGGGCCTGGTACGGCGACGCGTTGACGAACTCCGACGAGGGGACGTCGAGCTCGACGCCGATCGGCGGCAACTCCGCCCGCGCCCTGCTCCAGGATCTCGTCGACGCCGAGATCACGGCCATCACCTGCGAGTTCGGCACCCAGGACGGCCTGACCGTGCTGCGCGCCCTACAGGCCGACAACTGGCTCTGGCAGCAGCGCGGCCCGCTGTGGCAGGGCGGCCCGGAGCAGCAGGATGATCCGGAGCAGAGCGGCCCGGTGGACCCCGAGCAGGTCGCCCGGATCGGGCTGCTCATGCGCGAGGCGTTCGACCCGCCGGACGAGCAGTGGCGCACCGAGGTGCTCGACCGGGGGACGGCTGTGATCGGCCAGGCTGCTGCAGGGGTCCTCGCCGAGTCGATCGGGAGCTGA
- a CDS encoding cold-shock protein yields MSTGKVLRFDHVRGYGFIAPSDGGDDIFLHANDLLVEKNLVVPGTFMEFEVEEGERGLKASSARIVGSASPAPSAAPRVAVHADDSDGLCDVLPVGELTQEVTETLLRIEPTLTGTQIIRIRSELIRIAEKYGWVEN; encoded by the coding sequence GTGAGTACAGGTAAGGTCCTTAGGTTCGATCACGTGCGGGGTTACGGTTTCATCGCGCCCAGTGACGGTGGCGACGATATTTTTCTGCACGCAAACGACCTGCTCGTCGAGAAGAATCTCGTCGTTCCCGGAACCTTCATGGAGTTCGAGGTGGAGGAGGGGGAGCGTGGCCTGAAAGCCAGTTCGGCGCGTATCGTCGGTTCCGCTTCCCCGGCTCCCTCCGCCGCACCGCGGGTGGCCGTGCACGCCGATGATTCCGACGGGCTCTGCGACGTCCTTCCGGTGGGTGAACTCACGCAGGAGGTGACCGAGACGCTGCTGCGGATCGAACCCACCCTGACCGGGACGCAGATCATCCGGATCAGGAGTGAACTCATCCGGATCGCCGAGAAGTACGGCTGGGTGGAGAACTGA